The Ancylobacter sp. WKF20 genome contains a region encoding:
- a CDS encoding phosphotransferase translates to MTQPMYDDAFLAKLEAGLRGALPFWGLSDATALKLLTISENATFRAHDPASGRHVVFRVHRPGYHTRTEIESELAWLTALGRDGVVATLTPVPKTDGTLIADIDDEGTTRHAVAFELVSGREPAEGEDLPRWFRELGAINARLHAHAKSWQPPEGFVRKRWDYDAMLGSVLLWGDWRAALGLTEEGRAVLERTALVLRDLVEDYGTAPDRFGLVHADMRVANLLVDGDRLSVIDFDDCGFSWYLYDFAAAISFVEHEPYIPQLQAAWIEGYRTVAPLTDEECAILPVFIMLRRMLLTAWVASHAETPTAQAMGEAYTDGTVALARAFLSTYDQARPATDSARAAS, encoded by the coding sequence ATGACCCAGCCCATGTATGATGATGCGTTCCTGGCGAAGCTGGAGGCCGGCCTGCGCGGTGCCCTGCCCTTTTGGGGCCTGTCGGACGCCACCGCGCTGAAGCTGCTCACCATTTCCGAGAACGCCACGTTCCGCGCGCATGACCCGGCAAGCGGGCGCCACGTCGTGTTCCGCGTCCACCGGCCGGGCTATCACACCCGCACGGAGATCGAATCCGAGCTCGCCTGGCTCACCGCGCTCGGGCGCGACGGCGTCGTGGCGACGCTCACCCCCGTGCCGAAGACCGACGGCACGCTGATCGCCGATATTGACGACGAGGGCACCACCCGCCACGCCGTCGCCTTCGAGCTGGTCTCGGGCCGCGAGCCGGCCGAGGGCGAGGATCTGCCGCGCTGGTTCCGCGAGCTCGGCGCCATCAATGCCCGGCTGCACGCCCATGCCAAGAGCTGGCAGCCGCCGGAAGGCTTCGTGCGCAAGCGCTGGGACTATGACGCCATGCTCGGCAGCGTGCTGCTCTGGGGCGACTGGCGCGCCGCGCTCGGCCTCACCGAGGAAGGCCGCGCGGTCCTTGAGCGCACCGCCCTCGTGCTGCGCGATCTGGTCGAGGATTACGGCACCGCGCCGGATCGCTTCGGCCTTGTCCATGCCGATATGCGCGTCGCCAATCTCTTGGTCGATGGCGACCGGCTCTCAGTGATCGACTTCGACGATTGCGGCTTCTCCTGGTATCTCTACGACTTCGCCGCCGCCATCAGCTTCGTCGAGCACGAGCCCTATATCCCGCAGCTTCAGGCCGCCTGGATCGAGGGCTACCGCACCGTCGCGCCGCTCACGGACGAGGAATGCGCCATCCTGCCCGTCTTCATCATGCTGCGCCGGATGCTGCTCACCGCCTGGGTCGCCTCTCACGCCGAGACGCCCACCGCGCAGGCCATGGGCGAGGCCTATACGGACGGCACGGTCGCGCTCGCCCGCGCCTTCCTCTCCACCTATGATCAGGCCCGGCCGGCCACCGACAGCGCGAGGGCCGCATCATGA
- a CDS encoding aminotransferase class III-fold pyridoxal phosphate-dependent enzyme, with protein sequence MKSRELQILSLNAFDGAGAGLAPDIAALVERRRKNYGAASVLFYEEPLKIVRAEGAYLYASDGRGYLDFYNNVPTVGHCHPKVVEAVRQQIGAFNIHSRYLFDVAHDYAEKLLATFPAPLSNLVLACTGSEANDLALRMAKRQSGGTGFVVTRTAYHGNTAAVTEVSPSSYKRGAPPPHVRLVPPPDPALFGNDVAQGFADAVAAAIAAMEADGIKFAGLLVDSIFSSDGVYADPPGFLKAAVEVAHKAGGLFIADEVQPGFGRTGAGMWGFSRHGLVPDIVTMGKPMGNGYPIAGVVTRPEILSDFCDDFGYFNTFAATPVATAAALAVLEAIEEDGLIANAASVGRHLMARLKHLQAKTPITAVRGAGLYLGVEFGDEAGQSPATATHLINGLRQRGILIGAAGQFGNVLKIRPPLCVTLAHADELVDAMTELLA encoded by the coding sequence ATGAAGAGCCGCGAACTGCAGATCCTCTCGCTCAACGCCTTTGACGGCGCGGGGGCGGGCCTCGCCCCGGACATCGCCGCCCTCGTCGAGCGCCGCCGGAAGAACTACGGGGCGGCCTCCGTGCTGTTCTACGAGGAGCCGCTGAAGATCGTGCGCGCCGAGGGCGCCTATCTCTACGCCTCGGACGGGCGCGGCTATCTCGACTTCTACAACAATGTCCCGACCGTCGGGCACTGCCACCCCAAGGTAGTGGAAGCGGTGCGCCAGCAGATCGGCGCCTTCAACATCCATTCGCGCTATTTGTTCGACGTGGCGCATGACTATGCCGAGAAGCTGCTCGCCACCTTCCCCGCGCCGCTGAGCAATCTCGTGCTCGCCTGCACCGGATCGGAGGCGAACGACCTTGCCCTGCGCATGGCCAAGCGCCAGAGCGGCGGCACGGGCTTCGTGGTGACGCGCACCGCTTACCACGGCAACACCGCGGCGGTGACGGAAGTCTCGCCCTCCTCCTATAAGCGCGGCGCGCCGCCCCCGCATGTGCGCCTCGTGCCGCCGCCCGATCCGGCGCTGTTCGGCAATGATGTCGCGCAGGGCTTTGCCGATGCGGTGGCCGCCGCCATCGCCGCGATGGAAGCGGACGGCATCAAATTCGCCGGCCTCTTGGTCGATTCCATCTTCTCCTCGGACGGCGTGTATGCCGACCCGCCGGGCTTCCTGAAGGCGGCGGTCGAGGTGGCGCACAAGGCGGGCGGGCTGTTCATCGCCGATGAAGTGCAGCCCGGCTTCGGGCGCACCGGGGCGGGCATGTGGGGCTTTTCCCGCCACGGGCTCGTTCCCGACATCGTCACCATGGGCAAGCCGATGGGCAATGGCTACCCCATTGCCGGCGTGGTGACGCGGCCGGAAATCCTCTCCGATTTCTGCGACGATTTCGGCTATTTCAACACCTTCGCCGCCACCCCCGTCGCCACCGCCGCTGCCCTCGCGGTGCTGGAGGCGATCGAGGAAGACGGGCTTATCGCCAATGCCGCGAGCGTGGGCCGGCACCTGATGGCCCGCCTCAAGCACCTTCAGGCGAAAACCCCGATCACCGCCGTGCGCGGCGCCGGTCTCTATCTCGGTGTCGAGTTCGGCGACGAGGCGGGCCAGTCGCCGGCCACCGCCACGCACCTCATCAATGGCCTGCGCCAGCGCGGCATCCTCATCGGCGCCGCCGGCCAGTTCGGCAATGTGCTGAAGATCCGCCCGCCGCTCTGCGTCACCCTCGCCCATGCCGACGAGCTGGTCGACGCGATGACGGAGCTGCTGGCCTAA
- a CDS encoding adenosylcobinamide amidohydrolase, with amino-acid sequence MLAIDCRRPWLTVRFAAPHRMVSWAPHRPGFVTARDVAWREVGAGELGPEVDAGRWFAEELAATGLTEAVGMLTARNVAAYVCGTAKVEGVRAGAIVTLGLRNGERIGIRRAMAQESGAPEGAGTINILAYVDRPLTDAALLEASALAVQARTVALIEAGYRAAGMDAPVTGTGTDCVVMAAPQAPDGEPCAGESYAGMHTAIGEAVGACVLNAVRQAAAEWIGAPPRGG; translated from the coding sequence ATGCTGGCGATCGACTGTCGGCGGCCGTGGCTCACAGTCCGCTTTGCCGCGCCGCATCGCATGGTGAGCTGGGCTCCGCACCGGCCGGGTTTCGTGACCGCGCGCGATGTGGCGTGGCGCGAGGTCGGCGCGGGGGAACTGGGGCCGGAGGTCGATGCCGGCCGCTGGTTCGCCGAGGAGCTCGCCGCAACTGGGCTCACCGAGGCGGTGGGGATGCTCACGGCGCGCAATGTCGCCGCCTATGTCTGTGGGACAGCGAAGGTGGAGGGCGTGCGGGCGGGTGCCATCGTCACGCTGGGCCTGCGCAATGGCGAGCGGATCGGCATCCGGCGGGCGATGGCGCAGGAATCCGGGGCGCCGGAAGGTGCGGGGACGATCAACATCCTCGCTTATGTCGACCGGCCGCTGACCGATGCCGCGCTGCTGGAGGCAAGCGCGCTCGCCGTGCAGGCGCGCACGGTGGCGCTGATCGAGGCGGGTTACCGCGCGGCGGGGATGGACGCGCCCGTCACCGGCACCGGCACGGATTGCGTGGTGATGGCGGCGCCGCAAGCGCCTGACGGCGAGCCTTGCGCCGGCGAATCCTATGCGGGAATGCACACGGCGATTGGCGAGGCGGTGGGCGCCTGCGTGCTCAACGCGGTGCGGCAGGCGGCGGCCGAGTGGATCGGCGCGCCGCCTCGCGGGGGTTAG